Proteins encoded in a region of the Zea mays cultivar B73 chromosome 4, Zm-B73-REFERENCE-NAM-5.0, whole genome shotgun sequence genome:
- the LOC100501983 gene encoding uncharacterized protein LOC100501983, protein MVQQHVVVQVHVVVCRCIYRYSTVRAGRIAGRAKRATPAGEPGGTVASRRFTWVPRAAGASPWPSCRGRGGGPRARATATTPTPTCRPAAAEAAPRRRAPARAAWPARATCWR, encoded by the coding sequence ATGGTACAGCAGCACGTCGTAGTACAGGTGCACGTCGTAGTATGTAGGTGTATATATAGGTACAGTACAGTCCGTGCGGGGCGGATTGCAGGCAGAGCAAAACGAGCAACGCCAGCGGGAGAGCCCGGCGGTACGGTGGCCTCTCGCCGCTTCACTTGGGTCCCCAGAGCAGCAGGTGCATCACCTTGGCCGTCTTGCCGTGGCCGTGGAGGTGGTCCTCGCGCCCGCGCCACGGCgacgacgccgacgccgacgTGCCGGCCCGCGGCAGCCGAAGCTGCTCCGCGGCgtcgcgcgccagcgcgcgcagcgtGGCCAGCTCGGGCCACCTGCTGGCGGTAG
- the LOC100280811 gene encoding wound induced protein → MAAAASGKAPSLVVAASMGAVEALKDQAGLCRWDYALRSLYHRAAAAPRIRALSAALSDSVSVPADAPPRASRPPPPPAPRDADRMRKAYHLVCWGPN, encoded by the coding sequence atggcggcggcggcgagcgggAAGGCGCCGTCGCTGGTGGTGGCGGCGAGCATGGGCGCGGTGGAGGCGCTCAAGGACCAGGCGGGCCTGTGCCGCTGGGACTACGCGCTGCGCTCGCTCTaccaccgcgccgccgccgcgccccggATCCGCGCGCTGTCCGCCGCGCTCTCGGACTCCGTGTCCGTGCCGGCGGACGCGCCCCCGCGGGCGTCGCGGCCACCGCCCCCGCCGGCGCCGCGGGACGCGGACAGGATGCGCAAGGCCTACCACCTCGTGTGCTGGGGCCCCAACTGA